The Erinaceus europaeus chromosome 17, mEriEur2.1, whole genome shotgun sequence nucleotide sequence GGTGTCAAGGAGCATGCGGGTGGGGggtccccagccccctgccccgaCTGCCCCCGCCGGCCCGCCCCCGCCAGGATACAGATGATGACAGGCACCGCCGCCGCCACCTTCCCGATCTCCTCGTCCGTCTGCATGATCTTCTTGATCCGCGCCTGCGGACGAGCAGAGCTCTGCTCGGACCCCGCCGCCTGGCCCGGGGAGGGGGCGGGCAGGGGCGGCCGGGGCTGGGGGGGGGTCCCCGGGGTGGGTGGGCGAGAGCGCGGGGGCCGCGGAAGGGGCGGGCCTCCGCTCACCGGCCCCCGCGAtgcccccgcccccggccccgccggCCCGGGCCCGGGGCTCCGCGGCGACCACGTGCTCACCGGCGGGAACCGCGCgttgtacttcttcttcttgctCGGCATCTCGGGCCTCCCTCGCCGCGCCGGGCCCAGCGCCGCCGCCGCCCGTAGCCTCCCGGCCCGGGGCCTGctcgccgcccgcccgcccgcggtTCCCCCGGGTCCTGGCGCCGCCCGCTCCGCCCCCCGCCGCTCCCCGGGGTCCTAGCGCCGCCCTGCCCTTCTGCAACTCCGGGCGGTGCACGTCCGCTTAGGCCGCACCACCGCTCCACCCGCCCCAGGCCTCAAGCGCGGAcgttggccccgccccctgcgtcTGGCCCCGCCCCCATGACCACGCCCCCGCGCGGTAGACCACGCCCCTCCCCGGGACCGCCGGGCGCTAGGCCCCGCCCCTGTGCCGGAGGCCACGCCCTTCTCTGGACGGCGGCCCGGCCCCGCCCATTCCTTCGCGAGCCCCGCCCCTTCTGCGGCAGACCCCGCCCCACGGCGCCGGCCACTCGCGGCCCCGCCCCGCGCCGCGTTTGTCTATAAAGTTGTTGTTGAAGCTTCGGGGCGCTAagatggcggcggcggcggcggcggcggccgtggCGGAGGCGGCCGTGGCGGAGGCGGGGCGCGGCGGTGGCGGCACGGAGCCCCGGCAGGAGCGCAACCGGGCCCGGGGCTGGACCGGTGCAGAGCGCAGCGAAGGCCGCAGGTgacgggcggggcgggcgggagcGCGGGGCCCACGGGCGAGCAGCCGTGGCGGCGGACGCTcatggcggcgggggcggcgggggcggctggGCTGGAGCTTGGCACTCCTGCAAGCTCGGAGGAGCGGGGTTCGAGTTCGGACACCGCCTCACTGGCCCGGAGCCTGACGCGGCAGTGTCCAGGCTGCAGTGGCCTCGGACGGGGGTCGGGTCACGGCCACCGGGGAGGCCTGAGCCCTGGGCCCGCCGAGGGGCCGCACCGGCGCCGGCGCCTTCTGCACCCTCCCCTCCGTCGGGTCGCTGCGGCGCCGGGCCCGCGCGGGCGGCTGGGCCCGTGGTTCCCAGTCCGCAGCCCTGTCACCCGCTCTACATGTGACCTTGGGGGAGTTCCCGCAGAAGTCCGGGGCCGTGCGGTGCGAGAGCGTGAGCTGCCGCTCTCCCGCCAGCCAACACTTGCCCCACCCACCCAGGCAGCCTTGTAAAGAGGCAACTGAGGCCCGGGGACCTGAAGTCTTGCTCAGGGACCTTGCGATTCGGGGCATGCCCGGCCCCTGCTTTGCGCCCTGCACGTCGTGCGTCTGCCCCAGAGCTGCCCTGACTGGCTTCCCTCACCACAGGATGGAGCCGGGCGAGGAGCTGGACGAAGAGGACTCTCCGGGCGGGCGGGAAGACGGCTTCACTGCCGAGCACTTGGCTGCCGAGGCCATGGCGGCTGACATGGACCCCTGGCTGGTGTTTGATGCCCGCACCACCCCCGCCTCTGAGCTGGACGCCTGGCTGGCCAAGTACCCACCCTCCCAAGTCACCCGCTACGGGGACCCCAACTCACCCAACCCGGAGCCTGTGGGCTGGATTGCCGCCTACGGCCAGGGCTACGTCCCCAACTCGGGTGACGTGCAGGGCCTGCAGGCCGCCTGGGAGGCCCTGCAGACCAGCGGGCGGCCCGTCACGCCAGGTACCCTGCGCCAGCTGGCCATCACCCACCAGGTGCTCTCAGGCAAGTGGCTGGTGCACCTGGCCCCTGGCTTCAAGCTGGACCACGCCTGGGCCGGCATCGCCCGGGCTGTGGTGGAAGGCCGGCTCCAGGTGGCCAAGGTGAGCCCTCGGGCCAAGGAGGGCGGGCGCCAGGTCATCTGTGTTTACACTGACGACTTCACGGACCGCTTGGGTGTGCTGGAGGCAGACGCGGCCATCCGGGCCGCGGGCGTCAAGTGCCTGCTCACGTACAAGCCCGATGTCTACACCTACCTGGGCATCTATCGAGCCAACCGCTGGCATCTCTGTCCCACTCTCTATGAGAGCCGTTTTCAGCTGGGGGGCAGTGCCCGAGGCTCCCGTGTGCTGGACCGTGCCAACAACGTAGAGCTGACTTAGTGGGGGCGACCAGCCCTGACCCCTTCTGTTGAGGATGGATCCTCCTTCCGTCTTCCGCTTCCTTGCCCTGCTGAGGCCAGGCCCTCCAGCCCTGAGGACGAGGCCATTTGGAGCCGCCTGCATCTTTGATCCCCTTGAACTTGTGCCCTCCCTTCAGGGCCAGCTCAAGCCACTGCCCGCTGGAGACTTGGGCTTCCGGAAGACCAGCCCCATGGCCTCTCTTTTCGCTGCTGCTTCTCCCCTCTGCCAACCAGGACTACAGGCTGGGTGCAGACACCCAGAAGGAGAACCTTCCAGGccaccccaccctcctcctcctcctcctcctccatccccctacccctttctcttcctcctcaagAGAGAAGACTTCGTGCTTCCAGTCCCTCTCCTTGGAGCTGCCACGGTCCAGGGGACAGAGGCCCTGCAGACCTGAGCATGTCATTTTgtcgtggggggtgggggagcttgcCCACTCACCCCATGGCAGagattgagagggccagggccatGGACGTAGGACCTGCCTCTGGCTGCTACCTTGAAGCCTGCACCCCCTGCCCCGCCATGGCCTACCTTGTCATGTGCCTGCTCCTGATGTTCTAATAAAACCCGGCTTGGGTCTGTGTCTGGGGTAGTTTCTAAAGAGAGTACGGggaggagggtggtggtgggtccggttaagtgcgcacataaccatgcacatggacccatgttcaagccattgctccccacctgcggggggggggggggatagtgaaacaaatctgcaggtgccccctccatctccacttcccctctcagtttctctctgttctatcagataaaataggagGATTTAGGGGGAACAAAAGGAGCCGGGtgatagcgtagcgggttaagtgcacgtggcgcgaagcacaaggactggcataaggaacctggttcaagcccccggctccccacctgcaggggagtcgcttcccaggcttctctgtcctaacaacgatggcatcaatagcaaggataactacaacaataaaaaacaagggcaacaaaaaaaaagagggaaaataaaaataataaaaaaggaaaaaatagctgccgagagcaatagattcatagtgttggcaccaagcccagtgataaccctgaaggcaataaaaagaaagagattgtGGTAGGGCCCGCTTGGCTGGTACACTCTTTTACTCTGTGTGACctggttccagcctggcccccagtgtTTTGAAGGAAACCTCAgtactgtggttctctctctctccctccctccctccctccaaagtTTAACaccggggctctgtgcctgcactactaatccactactccagccattttttcccatttttattacctttgttattgttggataggacagagagaaatggaaagaggaggggagagaaagggggagagaaagacagacgcctgcagacctgcttcactgcctgtgaggtgaacctctgcagatggggagccgggggcccgagcTGGGGTTCttgcactggtccctgcgctttgcaccatgttcgcttaacctgctgtgctaccgcccagcccctctctcactttttctatctgaaaaagtcagcctggagtggtcaaATCCCGGCgctgaacacccccccccacgCGCAATTATACATATTAGTGTGTAGGGCGTCCTTGTGTTGTGGACAGCCTGCTGCACCATAGGGGGCTTGGCAGGAGCCCCTCTCTGCACCCCTGTCAAGGAGGCCACTAGAACACTATACGGCACTccctctttaatattttatttatatatttggatagagacagaaaccgtgtgtgtgtctgtgtgtgtgtgtctctctctgtgtgtgtgtctctgtatgtgtgtgtgtctctgtgtgtgtgtctgtgtgtgtatggtagtGTTTACTTGCACTGGTTGCTGGGTGGACTCAGGCCCAGGAGATCCTGCCCCTCACCTAAAGTGCTCCATAATAAGGCACCTCGGTGCCAGGTGTGCAGGAGCCGCCCTGAGAACCCTACGGAGCGGCGGGCCCTGTAACCCTGCTAATGGAGCGTCGGAATCTGCTCCTCACCATCCCCTGACCTGGCCGGCACAGGGGCCCCCACCAGCCCTAAGAGGGTGGCACTTCAAGCTACAGGGAGAGAGTGCAGCTGCAGTGCAgcagactgtcctgcctgagggcCCAGAGATCACAGGGTCAGCCCcttacaccataagccagagctgagagtgaTGGTAGTAAAGCTACATTTGCCCCATCCAGCCCAGGAtccccctgcaggggcgtcgcttcacaggcggtgaagcaggtctgcaggtgtctgtctttctctccccctctgtcttcccctcctctctccatttctctctgtcctatccaacaacgaacgacatcaataacaatagtaactacaataacaataaaaagggaataaataaagctacatttaagatttgtttattggggcaggtggtggtgcacctggttgagcgcatgtattacaatgagcaaggacccgggttcgagccccccagccccacctgcagggggaaagctttgcaagtggtgaagcagggctgccagtctctctctccctatcacccccttccctcttggtttctggctgtctctatccaataaataaatattgaaaaataataataaacattaaaaagattgtggtccgggaggtgcacagtggataaggcctcggactctcacgcatgaggtcctgagttcaatccctggcagcacaggtaccagagtgatgtctgcctctttctttccttctatctttctcattaataaataaaatcttaaaaaaaataaaaaagatttgctTATTATTTTGTTACATATGAGAGTTCCACATGAGACAGAACTGGAAACCTGGGGCATGTCCGTCTGCTGCACTGCAGTGAGCTGCTTCCCTGGCCTATATTAAAGCTAATGATGgggcggggagacagcataacggttttgcaaactgactctcatgcctgaggctccaaagtcccaggttcaatcccctgcaccaccataatccagagctgagcagtgctctggtaattaaaaaaataaagggagtcgggctgtagcgcagcgggttaagcgcaggtgatgcaaagcacaaagactggcataaggatcccggttcgaaccccggttccccacctgcaggggagtcgcttcacaggcggtgaagcaggtctgcaggtgtctatgtttctctccccctctctgtctaaccctcctctctccatttctctctgtcctatccaataataatgacatcaataacaacaataactacaacaagaaaacaacaagggcaacaaaagggaataaataaataaaatatttttaaaattttttaatcttaaataaataaagctaaggaTAATGATAGTAAGTGGGCAGGGAGGTAGCTTGATAATTCAAAAAGATCCCCATGCCTGAAGCACTAAAGTCCCAGATCCAATCCCCAGTACTGCCACAAGCAGTGCtcgggctaaaaaaaaaaaaaacaggtcagaGGGATGACACACCAGCTAGGGCATGTACCttgccacacacacagcccaggttcaagccccagtgccaGGTGGAAGTATGCCTATACCAGGGcagctctctctgcctgtctgaaTGAAACGGTGTCCCCATCTCTGACAAGTAAATACAGAGGCGGGCGGGCCGGAAGGAAAGGCAGAGCAAGCAGGCACGTTTATCTCCTCGTTTctcagagtgagagagaccacagccccacccctccatccATGGCAGCACAGTCATGATGTTCCCAGAtggtgctgggctcaaacttaggacctcgcTACCTGCTAGGAGAGGATTCCACCGTGTGAGCCACCTCCCGCGTTCACAGACTGAGCAGAAGGCGACACCTCTGTGCTCCTGGCCGCCCAGGGCTAGTGGTGTGGTCAGAAGCAGGGGGGCCCTGATGGGCGTCAGCACCTTGGACTGGGTGTCCTTGTGAAGTGCACAGCCTGCTGGACCCTGGGTGGCTTGGCAGGACCCCCACTTACACTCCCTTCTTTGCTTCCCTGTCGAGACCACCAGAACACTATACAGCATTacagcattgtgtgtgtgtgtgtgtgtgtgtgtgtgtgtgcgcgcgcgcgtttggatagagacaggaactgggagaggaggagataaaaagggaaagagacacctatagacctgcttcactacttgtgatgctcccccctggaggtggagacctaagtcttgaacttgggtccttgcacattgtagggtgcttgccaccacctggccctgcagagTGTTTCCGGGCACATGACTGAGCTTACAGGCAGCGCAGGAGATGGTCCTGTTATGTACTCAAGGGGTCTGGGgccaagaggggaaggggattcCCTTATGAGTTGGGTGGAGCTAGGACTTgccctccagccccagcccctctaCTGAGCACCCCCTCAAACCCCCCCACACGCCCCGCCGGTCACCAACTCCAGTTCTCTCTTCACCACCCACAAGGCATACTCCGTGCTCACATGATCTGGCTGACTGAGCCGCCCACTTGGCTGAGGTTGTAGCTTCTGGGTGCCTGACttgcccccgacacacacacagctaGGCCTGGCCCTGACCTTGACCTTGGGGCAAGAGTCTGTCAgggcgccccccccccaccccggatTCTGCTCCCTCTCGTGCCAGCGCTGACTCAGCCCCTCACAGACTCACCAAATTGGAATCTGGAGCAGGAGAGAGGAGATGCCACTGGGTTGACTGGGTGGAAGTGGGTGAGTCACAGGCCCTCGctggccccctccccaccccaaactTCCCCAAAGCTGAGTCCCCTCCACCCAGCCCCGGGAAGTCCCCAAGTCCAGTGGTCTCTGCGACGGTGCCCTGCTTCCTGGGACCGTCAGTGAGCACTCGGGCTTTGATCCAAGTGGGTCAGAGTTGGGGAGCATCCCGGCC carries:
- the C17H11orf68 gene encoding UPF0696 protein C11orf68 homolog, whose amino-acid sequence is MAAAAAAAAVAEAAVAEAGRGGGGTEPRQERNRARGWTGAERSEGRRMEPGEELDEEDSPGGREDGFTAEHLAAEAMAADMDPWLVFDARTTPASELDAWLAKYPPSQVTRYGDPNSPNPEPVGWIAAYGQGYVPNSGDVQGLQAAWEALQTSGRPVTPGTLRQLAITHQVLSGKWLVHLAPGFKLDHAWAGIARAVVEGRLQVAKVSPRAKEGGRQVICVYTDDFTDRLGVLEADAAIRAAGVKCLLTYKPDVYTYLGIYRANRWHLCPTLYESRFQLGGSARGSRVLDRANNVELT